GCCGGGTGGACCTGAGCGACAACACCAACCTCTTCGGCGCACCTCCGTCCGCGGATCGCGTGCTGCGGGAGGAGGGCTTCCTTCGGCTGGCTCGCTATCCCGCCGGATATGCGCCGGACCTCAAGCGCGCAGTGGCAGCCTACGCGGGCGTCGCGGTGGAGAACGTGACGACGGGCTGCGGCTCGGACGACGTCATCGACTGTGCGCTGCGGGCCTTCCTGGAGCCCGGGGACGCGGTGGCCTTTCCGGATCCCACGTTCGTGATGGTGCCCATGTTCGCCCGGCTGAGCGCGCTCAAGCCCGTGCCCGTGCCGCTGCGCTCGGACCATGGGCTGGACGTGGACGGCCTGCTCGCCACGGGGGCGAAGCTCATCTACGTGTGCACGCCGAACAACCCCACCGGCACGGTGGCCTCGCGCGCGGCGCTGGAGCGGCTGGTGGACTCCGCTTCGGGCGTGGTGCTTGTTGATCAGGCCTATGTGGAGTTCACGCGGGGCGGGGACTTCCTCGACTTGGCGCGGACGCGGCCCAACGTGCTGGTGACGCGCACGATGTCCAAGGCGTTCGGACTCGCGGGCCTGCGGGTGGGCTGGGGCGTCGGGGCGCCGTCGCTGGTGGCGGAGGTGGAGAAGGCCCGGGGGCCCTACAAGCACACGGCGCTGGGCGAGGCCGTGGCGGTGGCCGCGCTCACGGATGACGTCGCGTGGATGGAGGCCTGCGCGGCGGAGGCGGTGGTGAACCGCGAGCGGCTGCGCGGCGCCTTGAAGGCGCTGGGGCTGGAGCCGCTCCCTTCGGAGGGCAACTTCCTCCTCGTCCCCGTGCCGGAGGCGCGGCAGGTGGGCGAGGCGCTGCGGGAGCGCAACGTGAACGTGCGGGTGTTCGAAGGGCTCACGGGCGTGGGCGATGCGCTGCGCATCGGCTGCGGTCCCTGGCCGATGATGGCTTCAGCGCTGAAGGCCCTGAAGGAGGTGCTGTGATGCGGGTGACCCTGTTCGACTATGGCGCGGGCAACCTGCACTCGCTGATCAAGGCGCTGGCCACCACACCCGGCGCGGACGTGCGTGTGCAGGAGGATCCACTGCGCGCGCTGGATACCGACGTCCTGGTGCTTCCCGGCGTGGGAGCATTCGGTTCGGCGGCGGCGCGGCTCGCTCCGGGACGCGAGGCGATGCGCAAGGCGCTGGATGCCGGCCTGCCGTGCCTGGGCATCTGCCTGGGCATGCAGCTGCTCTTCGAGGAGAGCGACGAGGGGGCAGGGCAGGGACTCGGCTACTTCCCGGGCCGGGTGACCCGGCTGGCCGCGCGCCATGTTCCTCAAATTGGCTGGAACGACATTGAGGAGGACCGGGCGCTCCAGTCCGCGCGCTTGTCCACCGTGTACTACGCGCACAGCTTTGTCTGCCGCGCCGTGGATGCGCGCGAAGTGGTGGGCTGGACCACCCACGAGGGCGACCGGTTCCCCGCCTCCGTGCGGCGCGGCAACGTGCTGGGCGTGCAGTTCCACCCGGAGAAGTCCTCCCACGCGGGCGTGCGCTTCGTGCAGGCATTCCTCCAGGAGGTGTCCTCATGATCGCCATCCCGGCCATCGACCTGAGGGAAGGGGCGTGCGTGCAGCTCGTGGGGGGCTCCTACGATGCGGAGCGCGTGCGCGTGAATGATCCGCTGGATGCCTTGAAGCAGTGGCTCGCGTTGGGCTTCCGCACGTTCCACGTCGTGGACCTGGACGCGGCGCTGGGCAAGGGCTCCAACGCGGATGTGGTGGCCCGGCTGGTGTCGCATGCCCCGGGCCTGACCTTCACGGTGGGCGGCGGTGTTCGTGAGGCGTCGCGCGTGGAGGCGGTGCTCGCGGGCGGGGCGTCCTCGGTCGTCGTGGGGACCCGCGCCATCGAGGACCTGGCCTGGCTCACCGAGGTCGCGGAGCGCTTCCCCGGCCGCGTGGTGGTCGCCGCGGACGTGAAGGGCCGCGAGGTCGTGACGCGCGGCTGGACGTCCGGCAGCGCTCGCGACATCCGCGACGTGCTGTCCGCGCTGGAGCCCCTGCCGCTGGGCGGGATGCTTGTCACCGCGGTGCACAAGGAGGGGCAGCTGGGCGGCGTGGACCTGCCCTTGATGGAGGAGGTGGCCCGTTCGAGCCGGCACCGGCTCTACGCCTCCGGCGGCGTGACGACGCTCGAGGACCTGCGCTCGCTGGCGAAGGTGGGCGCATACGGAGCGGTGGTGGGCATGGCGCTGTACACGGGTCGGTTGGATGCGCGCGCGGTCGCGCGGGAGTTCACGCAATGAGCACGGTCACCACGGTCGTCCGCGAAACGAAGGAGACCCAGGTCACGGTGGAGCTGGCGCGCGGAACCGGCGTGGCCCGGGTGGACACGGGCCTCAAGTTCTTCGACCACATGCTCGCCACGTTCGCGCGCTACGCGGGGCTGGACCTGACCCTGCACGCCCGCGGAGACCTGCGCCACCACCTGATGGAGGACGTGGCCATCACCCTGGGCACCGCCGTCCAGCGCGTCATCCCCGCCACCGCCGCGCGTTACGGCGAGCGCACCCTGCCCATGGATGACGCCCTGGTGCAGGCGTGCCTGGACGCAGGCGGGCGCTTCTACTACCGGGGCCCGTTGAAGAACCGGCTGTACGAGCACTGGATGCGCTCGTTCTGCGAGCACTCGCGCATCACGCTCCACCTGCGCGTGCTGCGCGGCAAGGACAGCCACCACCTCACCGAGGCGGCCTTCAAGGCGCTGGGGCTCGCGCTGCGCGACGCGATGGTGGACTCCGGCGTCGTCTTCAGCATGAAGGGCAGTGTCTCCCTGGAGGTGAAGTGATGCTCCGCCGACGGATCATCGTCTGCCTGGACGTGAAGGGCGGCCGAGTGGTGAAGGGCGTCCAGTTCGAGGGCCTGCGCGACGTGGGCGACCCGGTGGAGCTGGCCCGGCGCTATGAGGAGGCGGGAGCGGACGAGGTGACCTTCCTGGACATCTCCGCGAGCGCCGAGGAGCGCCAGACGCTGTGGGACCTGGTCCAGCGTACCGCTGAGCGCCTCTTCATCCCACTCACGGTGGGCGGAGGCGTGCGCACCGTGGACGACGTGGGCCGCGCGCTGCGGGCCGGCGCGGACAAGGTGAGCATCAACTCCGCGGCCGTGGCCACGCCGGAGCTGCTCACCGGCTGCGCGGAGCGCTTCGGCGCCCAGTGCGTGGTGGCCAGCATCGACGCGAAGCGCGAGGGCGACCGCTACCGCGTCTATACGCACGGTGGCAGGCGGCCCACCGTCCTGGACGCCGTGGCCTGGGCGAAGGAGTGCGTCCGGCGCGGCGCGGGCGAGGTGCTGCTCACCAGCATCGACCGGGACGGGGCGCGCACGGGCTATGACCTGGACCTGACCCGCGCGGTGGCGGAGGCGGTGGACGTGCCCGTCATTGCCTCCGGGGGCGCGGGCCGCGCGGAGCACGTGCGCGATGCCCTGACCCTGGGCGCGGCGGACGCGGCGCTCGTCGCCGGCATCCTCCACGACGGCCTCACCACGGTGGGCGCCTTGAAGTCCCTGCTGAACGACAACGGCATCGCCATCCGGAGCACGACATGAACGCGGACCCGCGAGACTTGATGGAGGCCGCCGCCGACGTGGCGCGCAAGGCCGGTGACGTGGCGCTGGACTTCTTCCGGCGCGGCATCGCCGTGGACACCAAGAGCGACGGCACGCCCGTGACGGTGGCGGACCGCACCGCCGAGTGGACCGCTCGCGAATGGCTGGAGGCGCGCTTCCCCCAGGACGGCATCCTGGGCGAGGAGTTCGGCGAGTCCCGGCCGGGCGCGAAGCGCCGGTGGATATTGGATCCCATCGACGGCACGAAGACGTTCATCCGGGGCGTGCCGCTGTGGGGCACGCTGGTCGCGGTGGCGGAAGGGGAGACCATTCTCGCGGGCGCGGCCTACTTCCCGGCCGTGAACGAGCTGGTCGTCGCGTCGCCGGGCCTGGGCTGCTTCTGGAACGGCTCCGCGGCGCACGTGTCGGAGCAGGACTCGCTGGCGCAGGCCGTGGTGCTCGTCACCGATGAGCGCTTCCTCCAGAACCCCGCGAAGGGCGCGGCCTGGAAGGAGCTGTCCCGGCAGGCGTCCCTCTCCCGCACGTGGGGGGACTGCTACGGCTATCTCCTCGTCGCCACCGGCCGCGCGGAGGTCATGGTGGACGAAGGCCTGTCGCCCTGGGACGCGGCGGCCCTGCAGCCCATCATCGAGGAGGCGGGCGGCGTCTTCACCGACTGGAAGGGCACTCGCACGGCGTTCGGCGGTGACGGCATCGCCACCAACGCGGCGCTGTCGCAGCGCGTGCGCGAGCTGCTGCGCACGGGAGTCCAGCCATGACGTTGGAGCTCTCCAGGCTCGACTTCGACAAGGGCCAGGGACTGGTGACGGTGGTGACGCAGGACGCGAGCACCGGCGACGTGCTGATGGTGGCGCACGCAGACCGCGAGGCGCTGGAGCGCACGCTCGCCACGGGCGAGATGCACTACCGCTCCCGCACGCGCGGCCTCTGGCACAAGGGCGCCACCAGCGGGAACACCCAGAAGGTCGTCTCCCTCACCGCGGACTGCGACGGAGACGCGGTGCTCGCACGCGTGCGCAAGGCCGGCCCCGCGTGCCACACCGGCGAGGAGACGTGCTTCGGCGAGGGCCGCTGGGACGCGCTCGCGCACCTGGACGCGACGCTCTCCGCCCGCGCGGCCGGCTCCCAACCCGAAGGCGCGAAGCCCAGCTACACCCGGCGCCTCCTGGAGGACCGGAACCTGCGCCTGAAGAAGGTGGGGGAGGAGGCCGCGGAGCTCGTCACCGCCTGCGCGGACGCGGACACGCACCGGGCCGCGGAAGAGGCCGCCGACGTGCTCTTCCACGCGCTCGTCGCGGTGCGGGCCCTGGGCGTGACGCTGGACGATGTGAAGGCCGTCCTCGCCGCCCGCGCACGTCCAAAATCACCCTGAACTCCCCGGATAGCCCGGCGTGTCGGTTGCGACCCAGGCGGAGTTGTCCAGCTGCACTGCATCCTCACAGCGTGGCTGGCACACAGGCGCGCCAAAGGTGCATGGGTGTGTCCGCTACTCTTCAACCGCCTTTGTGATCCTGGTACAGATTCCGCCCTGCGACACGGGCCGTGCCCGACGAAGCGGCCCCGTCGTCATCAGCGTTAGCGTTCGCATCCCGGAGGCTTCGTGTCTGCCACGTACCAATCCGAACTCATCGACCGCGTCCTGTTCTCGCGGTGGCACAACCCGCCGACGAAGGACGATGTCCAGGCCATCATGGCGCAGATGGAGGACGCGACGCAGCGGCTGGGGCAGAACGTGCTCTACATCGCGTCCATCAGCCCCAAGGCGAAGGTTCCCGACGCGACCGAGCGCGCGCACCTGAACCAGATGGTCGCCGAGGGCCGCCGCTACTGTGAGCAGTCCTGGCTCGTGTACGAGGGCACGGACCTGCAGCACAACCTGCAGCGAGTCATCATCTCGGGCGTGCTCATCCTCACGCGCACGTTCGACAACTACCTGTCGGTCGCCAAGTCGGCGGACGCAATCGTCAAGGACGTGTCCACCGCCCTGAAGAAGGACGCGTCCGGCATCTTCCGCCAGGCGCGCGACCGCGGCCTCATCGCCTGAAGACCCACGCGGGCGACGTCGGAGCCCCTCCGACGCCGCGTGCGTGATGGCGCCCGTGTCTACCGGGCGCCGATGATCTCCAGCTCCTTCAGCTCCACCCCCGGCCGCTCCGGAAGGACGCTCACCGCGTCCACGTCGAGCAGGGGGACCCCGGGCTTGCAGATCTCCCACCTGCCCGTGCCGTGGAAGCGGCAGACGGTGGGATCCACGAAGAAGCCCTTGCCCCCCGGCTGCGCGTGCCCCACGCCGTCCGGCGCGCGGACGTGTGCCCGCAGGGAGCCCGGCCCCGTGGCCCGCACCTGGAAGGACACCACATACTTCAGCGACGGCGCGTACCCCAGCCGCAGCGCGGCGTCCGTGCCCGCGTCCGCCATGGGCAGCTTCACCCCGGACAGCTCGTCCCGGTCGAACGCGCGGAAGGCATCTCCGGGCCCCGTCGGCTGATCCGGCTCGATGGGCTTCGTCTCCACCGCGTCCGCCCTGTTCAGCGTCGCCAGCATGGGCGCCCGCTGGGCCTGATGCACCGCCGCCGCGTTCAGGAGCGGCGCGGGCAACTGCCCCGTCTTCACGCACGTGGGCGCCAGCGCCTCCGTGAGCGCCAGCAGCTGCGGCTCCACCTCCGGCCCCGTCACGGCCGCGGGGCCCACGGCCTGGCGCGCGAGCTCCTGGCAGGCCGCGCCCAGGGCGGGCCCCGCGTGCTCCAGGCTCCAGCTTGCCTCCTGGAGGGGCGGGTTCTCCCGGCGCGCGGCCTCCTGCAACGCACGTGTGACGGCCTGGCCGCAGGGATTGTCAGCGGGCGCACACCGCTCGCACAGGGTGGCGAGCAGCTCGCGGGGCAGGTCGTCCTTCGCCGTGAGGGGCGCGCGGGAGGCCAGGGCAGGGCCCCGGGCGCAGGCGGCCGCGGGAGGCGTGGGGCAGTCGCCGAGCTGGCGGCGTGCGTCACTCCAGGCCGTGCCCGCGTCCCCTCCGGTGCCTCCGTCGCTCTGGAGGAGGTCCCCCAGGACGGCGTCCAGGCCCCGGCACGCGGCGGGGCCCAGGTCGGGCGGGGTGATCTTCACAGGGGCCGCGCCCGGCGCCTTCCCGGGGGCCGGAGCGGGCGGGGCTTGATGCGACACGTAATAGAGGCGCGCGAACGCCAGCAGCGCTACTAGCATCAAGAGAAGCGTGTGGAGCGGGAAGCGACGCACGAGCAAACTCCTTGATTCCGACCGGGACCGGGGGTTATCAGCGCCCGCGAGTTCCATCCGCAAAAATGACCGGAGGCGTGTGTGGCTGAGACTTTCGACGTGGTGATCATCGGCTCGGGTCCTGGCGGCTATGTGGGCGCCATCCGCGCGGCCCAGCTCGGGCTGAAGACGGCCATCATCGAAAAGGACAAGCGCCTGGGTGGCACGTGTCTGCACCGCGGCTGCATCCCCACCAAGTCGCTCCTGTGGACGGCGTCGCTCTTCCACCACATCAAGGAGTCGTCCGACTTCGGCATCGACGTGGCGAACCCGACCGTGAACTGGGCCAACGCCCAGAAGCACAAGGACAAGGTCGTCACGAAGGGTGCCAACGGCATCGACTTCCTGATGAAGAAGAACAAGATCACCGTGGTGAAGGGCCACGGCCGCATTGCCGGCAAGGGCAAGGTGGAGGTCACGGCGGAGGACGGCTCCAAGCAGACCCTGGAGACGAAGAACATCATCATCGCCACGGGCTCAGTGCCCAAGTCCCTGCCGAACGTGGCGGTGGACCACAAGCGGGTGATGAACAGTGACTCCATCCTGACCATCGACCGCATCCCCAAGAGCATCATCGTCCTGGGCGCGGGCGCGGTGGGCTGCGAGTTCGCCTCCGTGTTCAACCACGTGGGCAGCAAGACGGCCATCGTGGAGTACATGCCCGCGCTGCTCCCCATCGAGGACGCGGACATCTCCAAGGAGCTGGACAAGATCTTCCGCCGCCGCGGCATCGACGTGCACACGGGCTCCGCGGTGCAGAAGGTGGAGCACACGGCGGACGGCGTGCGCGTCACCATGAAGGTGGGCGAGGAGACCAAGACGCTGGAGGCCGAGATCCTCCTGTCGGCGGTGGGCCGCGCGCCCGTCACCGAGGACGTGGGCCTCAACAAGACGTCCATCCAGGTGGACCGCGGCTTCATCAAGGTCGACACGCTGTGCCGCACCAGCGAGCCCAACGTCTACGCCATTGGCGACGTCATCCCCACGCCGATGCTGGCGCACATGGCCTCCGCCGAGTGCGTGATGGTGGTGGAGCACATCGCCGGGAAGAACCCCGCGCCCATCAACTACGACCTGACCCCGTCCGCCACGTACTGCTACCCCGAGGTGGCGTCCGTGGGCCTCACGGAGAAGAAGGCCAAGGAGCGCGGCTACGACGTGAAGGTGGGCATCGCCCCCTTCGGCGCCGTCACCAAGTCGGCCATCTCCAACGAGTCGGTCGGCCTCATCAAGATCGTCTCCGACAAGAAGTACGACGAGGTGCTGGGCATCCACATCATCGGGCCGCACGCCACGGAGCTGCTCGCCGAGGCCTGCGTCGCGATGAAGCTGGAGATCACCACCGAGGAGCTGGCCCACACCATCCACGCGCACCCGACGCTCTCCGAAATCATGCACGAGGGCGCCGAGGCCACGCTGGGTCACCCGCTGCACTTCTAGCGGGCGCGGCGGCCCGGCCTCTTCTGGCCGGGCCCGCCGTAGAGCGCCGACAGTGAGGCCGCCAGCGCGGCCAGCCGTTGGCGCAGCGCTTCCGGGGCGAGCACCTCCACGCCCGCCCCGATTTCGCACAGCTGGGAGACCGCGATGGACTCCCGCTCGAAGTCCAGCGTCACCTTCCGCTTCCCACCGCGTGCCGCGGGCGCCTTGTCGATGCGCTCACCGTCGGCCGGGGGACGCATCCTCCGCAGCGCCGCTTCCCCTTCCTGCGTGCAGGAGAGCGTGACCTCGTAGCGGGGGCGCTCGGTGGCGAACTTCGCGCACCAGTCCTTCCAGAACGCGGGCAGGTCGAAGCCCTGCGGGCGGGTGAAGCCCTGGGGGGAAAGCCGCACGTCGCCAATGCGCCCGCCCCGGAAGACGCGCGGGCCCTTGTCCGTCCCCGCGACGAGGTACCAGCGGTCCGCCTTGATCACGAGCCCGTAGGGGTCCACCGTCCGGCGGGAGCGGGCGCCGTCGAAGTCCTGGTAGCTCAGCGACACGCGGCGGTCCTGCCAGGCTGCGTCGCGCAGCTTGCCCAGGTGCGGCAGGGGCTCGCGGCCGGTGAACCAGCCGGAGGCGTCCACGTGCAGCCGCTGGCGCGCGTGCTCCAGCGCCGGCTGCTGGAGGGTGGGGAGGGCCGCGGCCAGCTTCACCAGTCCCGTGCGCAGCGGCCCGGACAGGCCCAGGTCGTCCAGGGCTCCCGGGGCGCCCACGGTGGCCAGGGCCTGGAGCTCCGGGCGGGTGAGGCCGGTGAGCTGCGTGCGCCAGCCCTCCATCAGGGCCACGCCGCCGGTGGCGCCGCGGGTGGCGTAGACGGGGACGCCCGCGGTGGAGAGGGCGTCCAGGTCCCGGTGCACGGTGCGGCTGGAGACCTGGAGCTCGCGCGCCAGCTCGCCCACGGTGCTGCGAGAGCGCGCCTGGAGGCGCATCAACAGGTGGACGAGGCGATCCGCGCGCATGGGCCCTCTGGGTTTCGGGAGAGGTGCAGCCTGGGCCGGCAATCATGACAGGGGTTGTCAGGATTGGGGATGCAGGGTGGCGCGTGAAAGGGGAGCACTGACATGAAGCCACTCGAAGGACAGGTGGCCCTGGTCGCGGGAGCGACGCGGGGCGCGGGCCGGGGAATCGCGACGATGCTGGGAGCGGCGGGGGCCACGGTGTACTGCACCGGGCGCAGCGTAAGGGGTGGGCTTGCGAGCGGAGCCTCGCGGCCGGAGACGATTGAAGAGACGGCGGAGCAGGTGACGGCGCTGGGCGGGAAGGGCATCGCGGTGCGGGTGGACCACACCGTGGAGGAGGAGGTGGAGGCGCTGTGTCAGCGCATCCGCGCGGAGGCCGGGAAGCTGGACGTGCTGGTCAACGACATCTGGGGCGGGGAGACGCTGCACGAACTGGGGCTGCCGTTCTGGAAGCAGTCTCCGGCGAAGGCGCGGCTGATGTTCGACCGCGCCGTGTACACGCACGTGGTCACCAGCCGCTACGCGGTGCCGCTGATGCTGGAGCGCGACCGGGGGCTCATCGTGGAGGTGACGGATGGAGACTCGTTCGGCTACCGGGGCGGCGTCTCGTACGACGTGACGAAGATGGCGGTCATCCGGCTGGCCTTCGCGATGTCGAGGGACCTGCGCCGCACGAACATCACGGCGCTGGCGGTGACGCCGGGGTTCCTGCGCTCCGAGGAGATGCTGGATGGCTTCGGGGTGAAGGAGGCGAACTGGCGCGACGCGGTGAAGAACGTCCCGGACTTCATCGCGTCGGAGACGCCGTCGTATGTGGGCCGCGGGGTGGCGGCGCTCGCGGCGGATCCGAACGTCCACCGCAGGGCGGGGCGCGTGGTCGCGTCGTGGACCCTGGCGCGCGAGTACGGGTTCACAGACCTGGATGGCTCGCAGCCGCACTGGGCGGATTACTTCGAGCGGACGTATGGGAAGCCGTACACGGTCGCGGATGAGGCCGCCTATGCGTCATGGCTTGGCGGCTCCATCGAGATTGTCTGCCCGGACTGGCCGAAATACTGACCGTGCACGGCCCATCCCCGGCGGCCGGGCGAAGCGCTATGGTCTGACGCGAGAGGTCGCGAACATGGCCAAGGGGCACCGCAGGAACGACGAGCCGGATCGGATCGACGAGACCCGGGTCGCACCGTTGGACGACGACCTGGACGAGACGGACGAGGTCCGCACCGAGCAGACCCAGGTGCCGCCCGCGGTGCAGCGCGACGCCGCGGAGGCAGCCCGTTCCTCCGCGGCGACTCCCGGCCGGAAGTCCTGGGGCAACCAGGCGCGGACCGCGCCCCCCACGAGTGCGGCCCCGCGCGCACCTGAGTTCACGGGCCTGGAGACGCGGATGACGCCGCCTCCCGTTCCCGACGATGACCTGGTCCTGGAGACCCGCGTGGATGGGCTGTCGCCCCCGCCACCGCCTCCAGGCCCGGGCGCGTGGGAGGAGGAAGACGACGCTGCGTTCGCTGCTCCGGCGACCACCGCGCGTCCGTCGCGTGAGGGCGAGGGTGCCAGGCAGGGGCGCACGGGAGAGGGTGGTCGCCCACCGCGTGGAGGCGCCCGCGAGAACGGGCAGGGCGCTCCAGAGGCCGTGCGCCCCGGTCGCGCGGTGACGCGCGAAGAAGGCCAGGACCTTCCGGAGATCGTCCGTCCCAATCGCGGTGGTGGCTCGCGCGACGAAGGCCAGGGCCTTGCGGAGAACGCACGCTCGGGCCGTGGCGGCTCGCGCGAAGAAGGGCAGGGTCTTCCTGAGAACGCACGTTCGGGCCGTGGCGGCTCACGCGACGAAGGCCAGGGCCTTGCTGAGAACGCACGCTCGGGTCGTGGTGGCTCGCGTGACGAAGGTCAGGGCCTTCCGGAGATCATCCGCCCGAGTCGCGGCGGTGCTCGCGAAGAAGGCCAGGGCCTTCCGGAGATCGCCCGCCCTCCCCGAGGAGCGGGCTCCGCTCGTGGCGGTGCGCGCGAAGAGGGCCAGGGCCTTCCTGAAATCGCCCGCCTGGGCCGTGACGGCGCGAAGCAGGGGGAGGGCTTCGAGCTGCCGGAGATCATCCGCGCGGGCCGTGGCGCCGAGCTGGACGGCAGCTCTTCCGAGCCTCCTCGCAAGGCCAGCCGGCCGGAGCCGATGATCTTCGCTCCACTCCCGTCCGCGCAGGCGGCGAGCCAGTCCGAAGCGACGCCCGAGCTGCGCACGATGTTCGCCACCCACTCCGCGCTGCTCGCGGAGCGCCTCAAGGCCGAGCTCCAGCACAAGATCTACGGCCGCTCCCCGCACCGCATCCTCCGCGTGGACGAACCCGAAGGCCCCAGCACCGCGGGCGGCAAGCAGGCCCGTCAGGCCATCTCGCTCGTGGACCGCAAGGGGAGCGCCCCCGCGCTCGTCGCGGGCTGGGTGGACGTGGCCAAGGGACAGGCCTCGCTGCGCAACCACGAGGCCGTGGCCAAGCGCTACGAGTTCCAGCACGGCACGCCGCTGGAGCTGGTCCCGGAGGAGTACGAGAAGTTCCTCACCGACGTGGACGAAGTGCTGCGCACCGCCGCCATCCAGGTCCGCATCCTCGTGCCGGACGAATCCGCGCCCACGCGCGCCACCGTCGGTCAGCAGGCACCGCGCGCCTCCGGCCTCGCCGTGCGCTGGGTGATGCTGCTCGTCATCGTGGCCTTCCTGCTGGGGCTCGGCGCAGGCGCCACGCTGCTCCGCGGCGGCTGAAGGCCCGTCACTGTCCGCTGAACGAAGGGGCGCTGCGCACCGGTGCGATGGCCCGGCCGCCGCGCCCCTTCCACCTTGGTGTCTCCCCATCCGGCCGGAGGCACCCATGGCGTCACCCCATCGCCGTCCGAAGTCCCACTTGCGCAAGCTGCTGGGCGGCTGCGTCGTGTCCGTCGCGCGGGCCTTCGCCCCCACCTCCGTGCTCGCGGACGGTCCTCCGGTGATGGATGTCCGGCCGCGTTACGGACGCATTCCGGTCCCGGGCCGCGACTCTCAAGCGCTCGGAATCCGAGGTGCGGATCCACGCCTCGGTGGATGACGCGGGAGTGACAGCGGGGCGGGGTGCCCCGTGGTACGGTGCTCGCGTCATTTTTCAGGGGGACATTCACGAGTGCCCGCCCTGGAAACCTCGTGAGCCCCACCATGCGCAGACTTTCTCTGCTGGCCCTCTGCCTCGTCGTCGCCACCGCGTGTTCATGCGGCGACAAGGACTCGAAGGGCGGCCCCTCGCAGACCGGCACCGCGCCGACTCCGCCCTCGAAGTCCCCTGGCCTCGCCGTCGAGCCGCTGCCCGAGCCTCCCGCGCTGAAGATCGACGCCGAGGACGCTGCGTCGCAGGGCCCGCTCTCCATCGCGGCCGCGCGGCCGACGGGTCAGGTCTACGGCAGCGCCCGGCCGACCATCACCTTCACCAAGCCGATGATCGCCCTGGGCTCGGTCGCCGCGGAGCGTGGCCTGGCGGCCCCCGCGACCATCACCCCCGCGCTGCAAGGCGAGTGGCGCTGGCTGGGCTCCGCGAGCGTGGAGTTCGTGCCCAGCGCACCCGTGAAGCTGAGCACGCAGTACACGGTGACGGTGCCCGCGGGCCTCAAGGCCATGGACGGCACCGCGCTGGCGCAGCCGTACACCTTCCAGTTCGAGACGCCGCGCCCCTCGCTCCAGTCCACGCAGCCGGAGCCGGAGTTCCGCTGGCTGCAGCCGGAGCAGATCTTCACGCTGACCTTCAACCAGGCCGTGAAGGACCTGGCGCAGCACGCGCGCCTGGAGCCCGCGACCGGCGCGCCCGTGCCGCTCACGCTGGTGAAGACGTCGCCGCTCGCGGACGTGAAGGAGGTGCAGGTGGGCAGCGGCCCGGAGCGTCGCTCCCAGGACCGGCGCGTGCGGTACGAGCTCAAGCCCGCGCAGAAGCTGCCCTCGGGGACGCAGTTCACCCTGGTGGTGGACGGTGAGCTGACGGGCACGGACGGCCCGCTGCCCATGGGCGAGGCGGTGAGCCACCCCTACGCCACCTACGGCGCGCTGAAGGTGGAGTCCGCGGGCGCGTGCGTGTTCACCTGGGGCGAGGAGCAGTGCTCCTACGGCCCGCTCATCCTCTTCACGTCCAACGAGCTGGACGCCGCCTCGCTCAAGGGCAAGGTGACGCTGGAGCCGAAGGCGGAGATCGACTGGGACCGCGTGCAGACGCAGCTGCCGTGGGCGGGCTCGGAGGTGAAGCACCCCTACGTGTCGCTGCCCGGCCGCTACCGCCCCGGCACCACGTACAAGATCAAGGTCGCGGAAGGATACAAGGACCTCTTCGGCCAGACGGGCCCCGCCTTCCAGGGCCAGGTGAAGCTGTCGGACGTGGAGCCGTCCTTCGACTCCGGCTCGCGCGA
This DNA window, taken from Corallococcus coralloides DSM 2259, encodes the following:
- a CDS encoding pyridoxal phosphate-dependent aminotransferase, with the translated sequence MIPFRETYRDIPLYSPAKKPCRVDLSDNTNLFGAPPSADRVLREEGFLRLARYPAGYAPDLKRAVAAYAGVAVENVTTGCGSDDVIDCALRAFLEPGDAVAFPDPTFVMVPMFARLSALKPVPVPLRSDHGLDVDGLLATGAKLIYVCTPNNPTGTVASRAALERLVDSASGVVLVDQAYVEFTRGGDFLDLARTRPNVLVTRTMSKAFGLAGLRVGWGVGAPSLVAEVEKARGPYKHTALGEAVAVAALTDDVAWMEACAAEAVVNRERLRGALKALGLEPLPSEGNFLLVPVPEARQVGEALRERNVNVRVFEGLTGVGDALRIGCGPWPMMASALKALKEVL
- the hisH gene encoding imidazole glycerol phosphate synthase subunit HisH, encoding MRVTLFDYGAGNLHSLIKALATTPGADVRVQEDPLRALDTDVLVLPGVGAFGSAAARLAPGREAMRKALDAGLPCLGICLGMQLLFEESDEGAGQGLGYFPGRVTRLAARHVPQIGWNDIEEDRALQSARLSTVYYAHSFVCRAVDAREVVGWTTHEGDRFPASVRRGNVLGVQFHPEKSSHAGVRFVQAFLQEVSS
- a CDS encoding HisA/HisF-related TIM barrel protein, which gives rise to MIAIPAIDLREGACVQLVGGSYDAERVRVNDPLDALKQWLALGFRTFHVVDLDAALGKGSNADVVARLVSHAPGLTFTVGGGVREASRVEAVLAGGASSVVVGTRAIEDLAWLTEVAERFPGRVVVAADVKGREVVTRGWTSGSARDIRDVLSALEPLPLGGMLVTAVHKEGQLGGVDLPLMEEVARSSRHRLYASGGVTTLEDLRSLAKVGAYGAVVGMALYTGRLDARAVAREFTQ
- a CDS encoding imidazoleglycerol-phosphate dehydratase; the protein is MSTVTTVVRETKETQVTVELARGTGVARVDTGLKFFDHMLATFARYAGLDLTLHARGDLRHHLMEDVAITLGTAVQRVIPATAARYGERTLPMDDALVQACLDAGGRFYYRGPLKNRLYEHWMRSFCEHSRITLHLRVLRGKDSHHLTEAAFKALGLALRDAMVDSGVVFSMKGSVSLEVK
- the hisF gene encoding imidazole glycerol phosphate synthase subunit HisF, whose amino-acid sequence is MMLRRRIIVCLDVKGGRVVKGVQFEGLRDVGDPVELARRYEEAGADEVTFLDISASAEERQTLWDLVQRTAERLFIPLTVGGGVRTVDDVGRALRAGADKVSINSAAVATPELLTGCAERFGAQCVVASIDAKREGDRYRVYTHGGRRPTVLDAVAWAKECVRRGAGEVLLTSIDRDGARTGYDLDLTRAVAEAVDVPVIASGGAGRAEHVRDALTLGAADAALVAGILHDGLTTVGALKSLLNDNGIAIRSTT
- the hisN gene encoding histidinol-phosphatase, which produces MNADPRDLMEAAADVARKAGDVALDFFRRGIAVDTKSDGTPVTVADRTAEWTAREWLEARFPQDGILGEEFGESRPGAKRRWILDPIDGTKTFIRGVPLWGTLVAVAEGETILAGAAYFPAVNELVVASPGLGCFWNGSAAHVSEQDSLAQAVVLVTDERFLQNPAKGAAWKELSRQASLSRTWGDCYGYLLVATGRAEVMVDEGLSPWDAAALQPIIEEAGGVFTDWKGTRTAFGGDGIATNAALSQRVRELLRTGVQP
- the hisIE gene encoding bifunctional phosphoribosyl-AMP cyclohydrolase/phosphoribosyl-ATP diphosphatase HisIE; the encoded protein is MTLELSRLDFDKGQGLVTVVTQDASTGDVLMVAHADREALERTLATGEMHYRSRTRGLWHKGATSGNTQKVVSLTADCDGDAVLARVRKAGPACHTGEETCFGEGRWDALAHLDATLSARAAGSQPEGAKPSYTRRLLEDRNLRLKKVGEEAAELVTACADADTHRAAEEAADVLFHALVAVRALGVTLDDVKAVLAARARPKSP